In one Methanobrevibacter arboriphilus genomic region, the following are encoded:
- the pfdA gene encoding prefoldin subunit alpha — MEDQQKLDEMVNELNLYKNQAEVLQQQVEAIQASLAEVETLESTLEDIKEENSLEALVPVGAGSFMNAEIKNTDEIIMSIGAGVAIKKSVEDAKETLSSQKEELNDSLDKMLNNLQKISQIVAQLSPQAEELMRKVQGNNAQ; from the coding sequence ATGGAAGATCAGCAAAAATTAGATGAGATGGTAAATGAGCTTAATTTATATAAAAATCAAGCTGAAGTATTACAACAACAAGTTGAAGCTATACAAGCTTCATTAGCGGAAGTTGAAACATTAGAATCAACATTAGAAGATATTAAAGAAGAAAATTCTTTAGAAGCACTAGTGCCTGTTGGTGCAGGATCTTTCATGAATGCTGAAATTAAAAATACTGATGAGATTATTATGAGTATTGGTGCAGGTGTAGCTATTAAAAAATCTGTTGAAGATGCTAAAGAGACTTTGTCTTCTCAAAAAGAGGAGTTAAATGACAGTCTTGATAAAATGCTAAATAATCTTCAAAAAATCAGTCAGATTGTAGCTCAACTATCTCCTCAAGCTGAAGAGCTTATGAGAAAAGTTCAAGGAAACAATGCACAATAA
- the rpl18a gene encoding 50S ribosomal protein L18Ae, with protein MKTKIYRIQGRFTMGDQTQVFTKELKSMSEKNIYEKIYSEFGSKHGINRNQIEIEEIKEISADEVNDPLVKALL; from the coding sequence ATGAAAACAAAAATATATAGAATTCAAGGTAGATTTACAATGGGTGATCAAACTCAAGTATTCACTAAAGAATTAAAATCAATGAGTGAAAAAAATATTTATGAAAAGATTTACTCTGAGTTTGGTAGTAAGCATGGAATAAACAGAAATCAAATCGAAATTGAAGAAATTAAAGAGATTTCTGCTGATGAAGTTAATGATCCTTTAGTAAAAGCATTATTATAA
- a CDS encoding translation initiation factor IF-6: MLKRINLTGNPNLGVYISVTDQLAIVPFNFPEVMENHIKEALEIDVVRTTISGSNLCGALSCGNSNGIIVSPYTLDSEIFALEEVGLNVAKIPDKYTAVGNIIAANDNGAIISPLISEKSINIIEETLDIRVERSEIAGFNIIGSLLNVTNKGALVHRETSESELRFIENVFKVKGDIGTVGQGINFVGACSVANSYGAIVPENSTGPEMARIEEALGFLDSF; the protein is encoded by the coding sequence ATGCTTAAAAGAATAAATTTAACTGGAAATCCAAACTTAGGTGTATATATTTCAGTCACTGATCAATTAGCTATTGTTCCTTTTAACTTTCCAGAAGTAATGGAAAATCATATAAAAGAAGCATTAGAAATTGATGTTGTAAGAACTACAATATCTGGAAGTAATTTGTGTGGTGCATTGTCTTGTGGAAATTCTAATGGTATTATAGTATCTCCATATACATTAGATAGTGAAATTTTTGCTTTAGAAGAAGTTGGACTTAATGTAGCTAAAATTCCTGATAAATATACTGCTGTTGGAAATATTATTGCAGCAAATGATAATGGGGCTATCATAAGTCCCTTAATTTCTGAAAAATCAATTAATATTATTGAAGAAACTCTAGATATTCGTGTAGAGCGATCAGAGATAGCAGGATTTAATATTATTGGTTCTTTACTTAATGTTACTAATAAAGGAGCTCTTGTTCATAGAGAAACATCTGAATCTGAACTCAGATTCATTGAAAATGTTTTTAAAGTTAAAGGTGATATTGGAACTGTTGGTCAGGGAATAAATTTTGTTGGAGCATGTTCTGTAGCTAATTCTTATGGTGCAATTGTTCCAGAAAATAGTACTGGTCCTGAAATGGCTCGTATCGAAGAAGCTTTAGGATTTTTAGACTCTTTCTAG
- a CDS encoding 50S ribosomal protein L31e: MERTYTIPLRDAKNVQRTIRAAKAIRVVQEFLQKHMKSEEIKIDASVNEKIWERGIQKIPSKIKVKAVKDDDGVVEATLAE; the protein is encoded by the coding sequence ATGGAAAGAACTTACACAATACCTCTTAGAGATGCTAAGAATGTACAAAGAACTATAAGAGCAGCTAAAGCTATTAGGGTAGTTCAAGAATTCTTACAAAAGCATATGAAATCAGAAGAAATCAAAATTGATGCTTCTGTAAATGAAAAAATTTGGGAGAGAGGAATTCAGAAAATTCCTTCAAAAATAAAAGTTAAAGCTGTTAAAGATGATGATGGAGTTGTAGAAGCAACTTTAGCTGAATAA
- a CDS encoding 50S ribosomal protein L39e, translating to MSRNKPLAKKLRLAKANKQNRRVPIWAYAKTKRQLKYRPKPRHWRRNNLKV from the coding sequence ATGAGTAGAAATAAACCATTAGCTAAAAAACTAAGACTAGCAAAAGCTAATAAACAAAATAGAAGAGTCCCAATATGGGCTTATGCGAAAACTAAACGTCAATTAAAATATAGGCCTAAACCAAGACATTGGAGAAGGAATAATCTTAAAGTATAG
- a CDS encoding DUF7411 family protein, with product MKAYVLFSGGKDSSLMAILLKKMGIEVELLTANFGVYNSYVPSQKSAESLKIKHNVLNLNKKILNNAVDIILNDGFPNNGISYLHKAVVEKSADLANKKKFSIIADGTRRDDRTPKLDKNEIRSLEDRKNIQYINLDSFGYKTIDYLVSKLFNITQEGSNRDNSSDYEVEIRCLIDKEKGVNSADLFPKHFQTRVTGLNRIQKL from the coding sequence ATGAAAGCCTATGTTTTATTTAGTGGAGGGAAAGACAGTTCTTTAATGGCTATTCTCCTTAAAAAAATGGGAATAGAAGTTGAACTTCTAACAGCAAATTTTGGAGTTTATAATTCTTATGTTCCTTCTCAAAAATCTGCTGAATCTCTTAAAATAAAACATAATGTTTTAAATTTAAATAAAAAAATATTAAATAATGCTGTTGATATTATATTGAATGATGGTTTCCCTAATAATGGGATTTCTTATCTTCATAAGGCTGTAGTTGAAAAATCAGCTGATTTAGCAAATAAAAAAAAATTTTCAATCATTGCTGATGGAACAAGAAGAGATGATAGGACTCCCAAGCTAGATAAAAATGAAATTAGAAGCTTAGAAGATAGGAAAAATATTCAATATATTAATTTAGATAGTTTTGGTTATAAAACGATTGATTATTTAGTTTCAAAATTATTTAATATTACTCAAGAAGGAAGTAATCGAGATAATAGTTCTGATTATGAAGTAGAAATACGTTGCTTAATTGATAAAGAAAAAGGCGTTAATTCAGCTGATTTATTTCCAAAGCATTTTCAGACAAGAGTAACTGGATTGAATAGAATTCAAAAATTGTAA
- a CDS encoding DNA-binding protein: MSDLDELRRKRMQELQQQAAANENQQAQQQMQQQQMQQEMEAQKRQLMMQILTPEARSRLANLRLTKPEFVDQIEIQLIQLAQSGRMKGKITDEQLKVLLKQLSGQKRDINITRR, encoded by the coding sequence ATGAGTGATCTTGATGAATTACGCCGTAAAAGGATGCAAGAGTTGCAACAGCAAGCTGCTGCTAATGAAAATCAGCAAGCACAGCAACAGATGCAACAGCAACAGATGCAACAAGAAATGGAAGCACAAAAAAGGCAATTAATGATGCAAATCTTGACTCCAGAAGCTCGAAGTAGATTGGCCAACCTTAGATTAACTAAGCCTGAATTTGTAGATCAAATTGAGATTCAACTTATTCAATTGGCTCAAAGTGGTAGAATGAAAGGTAAAATTACTGATGAGCAACTTAAAGTTCTTCTCAAGCAGTTATCTGGTCAAAAAAGAGACATAAATATTACCAGAAGATAA
- a CDS encoding 30S ribosomal protein S19e: MTTVYDVPADLLINKVAKDFNENNDKIAAPEWTSLVKTGVHKERKPENVDWWYVRCASILRRVYMDGPVGINSLRTFYGGKKDRGVTPETFRKGSGAIVRGALHQLEDAGYIQKVNAGRIVTSEGKSFLDKTSSEVIKDIPELDKY; encoded by the coding sequence ATGACTACTGTATATGATGTACCTGCTGATTTATTAATAAATAAAGTTGCAAAAGATTTTAATGAGAATAATGATAAAATTGCTGCTCCAGAATGGACTAGCTTAGTAAAAACTGGTGTTCATAAAGAAAGAAAACCAGAAAATGTCGATTGGTGGTATGTAAGATGTGCTTCTATTTTAAGAAGAGTTTACATGGATGGTCCAGTTGGAATTAATAGTCTAAGAACTTTTTATGGTGGAAAAAAAGATAGAGGAGTTACTCCAGAAACTTTTAGAAAAGGTAGTGGGGCTATTGTAAGAGGAGCATTACACCAACTTGAAGATGCTGGATATATTCAAAAAGTAAATGCTGGAAGAATTGTAACTTCTGAAGGTAAATCTTTCTTAGATAAAACTTCTAGTGAAGTAATTAAAGATATTCCAGAACTTGATAAGTACTAA
- a CDS encoding YhbY family RNA-binding protein, whose translation MTLSKKEMMNRALNSMTINIGKAGINENVIEEIKRQLKANEIVKLRFAKNIANQKEDYLAVIVEKTRSKLVDLRGNVAVIYKKKP comes from the coding sequence ATTACACTATCAAAAAAAGAAATGATGAATAGAGCTCTCAATTCTATGACAATAAACATTGGAAAAGCTGGAATAAATGAAAATGTTATTGAAGAAATAAAACGCCAGCTAAAAGCAAATGAAATTGTTAAATTAAGATTTGCAAAAAATATAGCAAATCAAAAAGAAGATTATCTTGCAGTAATTGTTGAAAAAACAAGATCTAAACTTGTTGATTTAAGAGGAAATGTTGCTGTAATTTACAAAAAGAAACCTTAA
- a CDS encoding ribonuclease P protein component 4, which yields MRRGRRPKWMLDIARERMNILFSMAKNEFSNNPDRSHRYVSLARKISKKYNTKIPDNWRRNYCKNCYKFLYPSKNSSVRLFNGEVNIKCHECNQIMKIPYKKEKKEKRRAKIDYYTIKKRNDE from the coding sequence TTGCGAAGAGGAAGAAGACCTAAGTGGATGCTTGATATAGCTCGTGAACGTATGAATATTCTATTTTCCATGGCAAAGAATGAATTTTCAAATAATCCTGATAGGTCACATAGATATGTGAGCTTAGCTCGTAAGATATCTAAAAAATATAATACTAAAATTCCTGATAACTGGAGACGTAATTATTGTAAAAATTGTTATAAATTTTTATATCCTTCTAAAAATTCTTCGGTTAGACTATTTAATGGTGAAGTAAATATTAAATGCCACGAATGTAATCAAATTATGAAAATACCTTATAAAAAAGAGAAAAAAGAAAAAAGGAGAGCTAAAATTGACTATTACACTATCAAAAAAAGAAATGATGAATAG
- a CDS encoding adenylate kinase family protein: MKIMKSSNKEKIKENDNKIIFITGTPGTGKTTLANLLESKFSKNYNFQIVKINDLAIENNLIDGVDSDKGYNIVNVQKLDKKLNEVLDSFFNEKDLNDSKLKISIVEGHLSHLCNCENVDKIIVLRLNPKILESRLKSRNYSEYKIHENLEAEALGVCSVEAYQKYGTKVNEIDTSDLSIKEVFKFVEDIIFNKKDFPVGNIDFMKWILGGY; the protein is encoded by the coding sequence ATGAAAATAATGAAATCTTCAAATAAAGAAAAGATTAAAGAGAACGATAATAAAATTATTTTTATCACTGGAACACCAGGTACTGGTAAGACTACATTAGCTAATTTATTGGAAAGTAAATTTTCTAAAAATTACAATTTTCAAATTGTTAAAATAAATGATTTGGCCATTGAAAATAATTTGATTGATGGTGTTGACTCTGATAAAGGTTATAATATTGTTAATGTTCAAAAATTAGATAAGAAACTTAATGAAGTTTTAGATTCTTTCTTTAATGAAAAAGATCTCAATGACTCTAAGTTGAAAATATCTATTGTTGAAGGTCATCTTTCTCATCTATGTAATTGTGAAAATGTTGATAAGATAATTGTTCTTAGATTAAATCCAAAAATTTTAGAAAGTAGACTTAAATCAAGGAATTATAGTGAATATAAGATTCATGAGAATTTAGAAGCTGAAGCATTAGGAGTATGTTCAGTTGAAGCATATCAAAAATATGGAACTAAAGTTAATGAAATTGACACTAGTGATTTATCTATTAAAGAAGTTTTTAAGTTTGTTGAAGATATAATATTTAATAAAAAAGATTTTCCTGTGGGGAATATTGATTTTATGAAGTGGATATTAGGCGGATACTGA
- a CDS encoding OBG GTPase family GTP-binding protein, with translation MDIDEKIKKIEDEIQKTPYNKATSHHIGKLKAKISKLKEESLQRKSSGTKGKGFHVKKSGDSTAVLVGFPSVGKSTLLNELTNAESKVGAYQFTTLDIVPGIMEYRGAKIQIFDIPGIITGASGGKGRGREILSVARTADLIIIVLDVFNPQHLDIILRELRDIGIRPNESKPDVTVRRKKLGGVQVSSTEELTHLDEATIRSIINEYGMHNADVLIRGDVTMDQFIDALENNRSYVPAIVLLNKVDLVDENYLKELKKTIPNFIPISADKKFNIDYLKDQIFENLNLIRVYLKPQGKKADFEEPLIIKKGSTVLDVCGKLHREFVKNFRHAKIWGDSVKFPGQKIGPDHILEDKDVLRIILKK, from the coding sequence ATGGATATTGATGAAAAAATAAAGAAAATTGAGGATGAAATTCAGAAAACTCCTTATAATAAGGCTACCTCTCATCATATTGGTAAGCTTAAAGCTAAAATATCAAAATTAAAAGAAGAATCATTACAAAGAAAAAGTTCTGGAACTAAAGGTAAAGGGTTTCATGTAAAAAAAAGTGGTGATTCTACAGCAGTTTTAGTTGGATTTCCTTCTGTTGGAAAATCCACTCTTCTTAATGAATTAACTAATGCTGAGTCAAAAGTTGGAGCTTATCAATTTACTACCTTAGATATTGTTCCAGGTATTATGGAATATAGAGGAGCTAAAATTCAGATTTTTGATATTCCTGGAATTATAACTGGGGCTTCTGGTGGAAAAGGGAGAGGAAGAGAGATTCTTTCTGTAGCAAGAACTGCTGATTTGATTATAATAGTTTTGGATGTTTTTAATCCTCAACATTTGGATATTATTTTAAGAGAATTAAGGGATATAGGAATCCGCCCAAATGAAAGTAAACCTGATGTTACTGTTAGAAGAAAAAAACTTGGTGGGGTTCAAGTTTCTTCAACAGAAGAATTAACTCATCTTGATGAAGCTACTATAAGGTCTATTATAAATGAATATGGAATGCATAATGCAGATGTTTTAATTAGGGGTGATGTAACTATGGATCAATTCATTGATGCTTTAGAGAATAATAGATCCTATGTTCCCGCAATTGTTCTTTTAAATAAAGTTGATCTTGTAGATGAAAACTACTTAAAAGAGCTTAAAAAGACTATTCCTAACTTTATCCCAATTTCTGCTGATAAAAAATTCAATATTGATTATCTTAAAGATCAAATATTTGAAAATTTGAATTTGATAAGAGTATATCTCAAACCTCAAGGTAAAAAGGCCGATTTTGAAGAACCTCTTATAATTAAAAAAGGGTCTACTGTTTTGGATGTTTGTGGAAAGTTACATAGGGAATTTGTAAAAAATTTCCGCCATGCAAAGATTTGGGGGGATTCTGTCAAGTTTCCTGGTCAAAAAATTGGACCGGATCATATTTTAGAGGATAAAGATGTTTTGAGAATAATTCTTAAAAAATAA
- a CDS encoding dolichyl-diphosphooligosaccharide--protein glycosyltransferase subunit STT3, with translation MDKSKIMSILKSVAIILVIVCFVAFLRFQAADLSVIPADQQSYYKDASGLPYFTEMDSYYNLRMTENFLEYGHMGDTIKNGTPWDTLSYAPEGRSAEYKPMIVYVTAFLYYISNIFSDVSLKEVAFFVSAIVAPLAAIPAFIIVRRLTNNYGGATAALIVALAPNYFAHTFAGFFDTDMFNVVLPLFLVLFFIESIRSSKLAYRIVYILLTIITMVLFSLAWDGYVFYIGMLVIFMIVYLLLGFILKLDLIKPRKNYSNLLSWFTDQKEIFSIVLIAIIGFIGLGLTNGFDSIIQAPMNLLGATQIQSAANAAAYPNVFISVAELQIPSLLTGGISGAFSANSGGIINGVGGIVAIFGAFFILILFAQRLWKLRSFNARGVNKKPPKGQRKATSKLKESKSRDSLIESTLSDIKTIEDVNRNKRETLLYLVLFSVWIFLSAVAVTQGSRFIMVLMIPLGLCVGLFVGYAVVYIKNKIDSKSKLMAIAIIGTFLIVYPIFQTFSVFYPLFNISSTLAFIIPIIIVFALIGISALLIYGFKGFKSSKFAKTAVMLILMFAIVSPTVFGAYQVSESVVPSTSDPMWDSMLWVKANTTNDTTLASWWDFGYLFEIASERPTLFDGGSQTGIRAFWTGKAMTTNDTELSAAIFEMLAFSGDKATELLDNYTGNNSQKSVEILENTLTLPKEEAKTTMINSYNLTSDQADNVVNLTHPDEPVPVIFVASSDMLQKAGWWTYFGNWDFDSKSSTGYQYLIAQQPAKLEDIGNGLYQANITNLEENGILFKTVVTKSIDNNTTNATTAAVFENGTPVKTQDNTTFNPFTVNRLVIIEDNMLVQNETVNESGNYTLLVMGDNGTYTSVIMSKELENAMFTKLFILGGFGQNSFEMVHMDDGISLWKISGYNTLRNETGSTNSSN, from the coding sequence ATGGATAAAAGTAAAATAATGTCGATATTAAAGTCAGTAGCTATCATACTGGTAATCGTCTGTTTTGTTGCATTTTTGCGATTTCAAGCAGCTGATTTATCAGTTATTCCAGCTGATCAACAATCTTACTACAAAGACGCTAGCGGACTCCCTTACTTCACTGAAATGGATTCATATTATAATTTACGTATGACAGAAAACTTCCTTGAATATGGACATATGGGAGATACAATTAAAAACGGTACTCCTTGGGATACTCTTTCTTATGCTCCTGAGGGTAGAAGTGCGGAATATAAACCTATGATTGTTTATGTAACTGCATTCTTGTATTATATTTCTAATATATTTTCGGATGTATCTTTAAAAGAAGTAGCATTCTTTGTTTCTGCAATAGTGGCTCCTCTTGCAGCTATACCTGCATTTATAATTGTTAGAAGACTAACTAATAATTATGGTGGTGCAACAGCAGCTTTAATAGTAGCTTTAGCTCCAAATTATTTTGCTCATACATTTGCAGGATTTTTTGATACAGATATGTTTAATGTAGTCTTACCTTTGTTTTTGGTTCTATTCTTTATTGAAAGTATAAGATCGAGTAAATTGGCCTATAGAATAGTTTATATTTTATTAACTATCATTACTATGGTACTTTTCTCATTAGCATGGGATGGATATGTATTCTATATAGGCATGTTAGTTATATTCATGATTGTGTATTTATTATTAGGTTTTATACTAAAATTGGATCTAATTAAACCAAGGAAGAATTATTCAAATTTATTATCTTGGTTCACGGATCAAAAAGAGATATTTTCCATTGTTTTAATAGCAATTATCGGGTTTATAGGACTTGGTTTAACCAATGGATTCGATTCTATTATACAAGCCCCTATGAATCTTCTTGGAGCAACTCAAATTCAATCAGCAGCTAATGCGGCTGCTTATCCTAATGTTTTTATTTCTGTTGCAGAACTCCAAATTCCAAGCCTTTTAACTGGAGGAATATCTGGTGCATTTTCAGCTAATTCTGGAGGCATAATAAATGGTGTAGGTGGAATTGTAGCTATTTTTGGTGCATTTTTCATATTAATTTTATTTGCACAGAGATTATGGAAACTTAGGTCATTTAATGCAAGGGGTGTAAATAAAAAACCTCCTAAAGGGCAACGTAAAGCTACATCTAAACTAAAAGAGAGTAAAAGTAGAGATTCTCTTATTGAATCTACATTATCAGATATTAAAACTATTGAAGATGTTAATAGAAATAAACGTGAAACATTGCTTTATTTAGTTTTATTTTCTGTATGGATATTTTTATCTGCAGTTGCAGTAACGCAGGGTTCCAGGTTTATCATGGTATTAATGATTCCTTTAGGTCTTTGTGTTGGTTTATTTGTAGGATATGCAGTTGTATATATTAAAAATAAAATAGATAGTAAAAGTAAACTGATGGCAATAGCAATAATAGGAACATTTTTGATTGTTTATCCTATATTCCAAACATTTAGTGTATTCTATCCTTTATTTAACATATCTTCTACATTAGCTTTTATCATTCCAATAATCATAGTTTTTGCTTTGATTGGAATTTCTGCTTTATTAATTTATGGTTTTAAAGGATTTAAAAGTTCTAAATTTGCTAAAACAGCTGTAATGCTTATATTAATGTTTGCTATAGTTTCGCCTACTGTTTTTGGTGCTTATCAAGTTTCAGAATCTGTTGTTCCAAGTACTAGTGATCCGATGTGGGATTCAATGCTATGGGTTAAAGCAAATACTACTAATGATACTACTTTGGCTTCTTGGTGGGATTTCGGTTACTTGTTTGAAATAGCATCTGAAAGACCAACACTTTTTGATGGTGGTTCTCAGACGGGTATACGGGCATTTTGGACAGGTAAGGCAATGACAACAAATGATACGGAACTTTCAGCAGCTATATTTGAAATGTTAGCTTTTAGTGGTGATAAAGCGACTGAACTATTGGATAATTACACGGGCAATAATAGTCAAAAATCTGTTGAAATTCTTGAAAATACATTAACATTACCAAAAGAAGAAGCTAAAACCACGATGATTAATTCATATAATTTAACTTCGGATCAAGCAGATAATGTTGTGAATTTAACACATCCTGATGAGCCTGTTCCTGTTATATTTGTTGCAAGTTCGGATATGTTACAAAAAGCTGGTTGGTGGACTTACTTTGGAAATTGGGACTTTGATTCTAAAAGTAGTACTGGATATCAGTATCTTATTGCTCAACAACCTGCAAAATTGGAAGATATTGGAAATGGTTTATATCAAGCAAATATAACTAATTTAGAAGAGAATGGTATTTTATTTAAGACTGTAGTTACAAAGAGTATTGATAATAATACTACTAATGCAACTACTGCTGCGGTATTTGAAAATGGAACTCCAGTTAAAACGCAGGATAATACTACTTTCAATCCTTTCACAGTTAATAGGCTTGTTATTATAGAAGATAATATGCTTGTCCAGAATGAGACTGTTAATGAAAGTGGAAATTACACTTTACTTGTAATGGGTGACAATGGAACATATACTTCTGTTATTATGAGTAAAGAACTTGAAAATGCCATGTTTACAAAACTTTTCATACTTGGAGGATTTGGACAGAATTCCTTTGAAATGGTTCATATGGATGATGGAATCTCGTTATGGAAAATTAGTGGATATAATACTTTAAGAAATGAAACAGGATCTACTAATAGTTCAAATTAG
- the topA gene encoding DNA topoisomerase I, with amino-acid sequence MHEVIICEKPKSAEKIAQALSSNVKKMKYGRKVNYWEIDENDKKITIISAVGHLYSLTPKNQKEKVYFDLKWVPSYETQKNLNYVKDYVYAIKKLGKGADKYIHACDYDIEGTLIGFNALKYACGENSIDITSRMKFSTLTKKDLIDAYNNQIELDIHQVNGGIARHIVDFYFGVNISKALTTAVRKAKYRYLQLSAGRVQTPTLSILVNREKEIQKFVPEPYWLIKALLENKYEKNKDEDIIADHVEGKIFDPERAEKIFESCQGADSTVDKVKINETIRKPPIPFNLGGLQSEAHTVFGFSPKKTQTIAQNLYTEGYTSYPRTSSQKLPESLEFKKIFSQLSANEVFKKHIDSLPQKTKPNEGKKTDAAHPAIHPTGIIPKKLDSDSAKIYELIVYRFISVFAENSKLETLRVDLSVDKEKFFFKRKRVSYMGWLSHYPFRKIEEDFFPVLKKGDNIKVNEILSEEKETKPPARYNEASLIKELEKRELGTKATRADIIAKLYDRKYISGKKIEVNQLGMNIISNLQEYCKNLTSEELTRDLEKKLEGIMADKITKNKVIEDAKKEVLTILDDIDKNNLKIGEGLYNAYQESRIVGKCACGGNLVVRFSPKTKSSFVGCSNYPDCNVIYSLPKGAEVLKSKCEKCGLPNISFGRGKSRKRACLDSKCGVDHSKINEAEVVGQCPDCGNDLLKRHGRYGEFVGCSGFPKCKFTSSLEDLEDKVNKEG; translated from the coding sequence ATGCATGAAGTGATTATCTGTGAGAAACCAAAATCTGCTGAAAAGATAGCTCAAGCTCTTTCTTCTAATGTAAAAAAAATGAAATATGGTAGAAAAGTTAACTATTGGGAAATCGATGAAAATGATAAAAAAATTACTATAATATCTGCTGTAGGCCATTTATATTCTTTAACTCCAAAAAATCAGAAAGAAAAGGTTTATTTTGATTTAAAATGGGTTCCATCATATGAAACTCAGAAGAATTTAAATTATGTTAAGGATTATGTTTATGCTATAAAAAAATTAGGTAAAGGTGCAGATAAATATATTCATGCTTGTGATTATGATATTGAAGGAACTTTAATAGGTTTCAATGCATTGAAATATGCATGTGGCGAAAACTCTATCGATATAACATCTAGGATGAAATTTTCAACCTTAACAAAGAAAGATCTTATTGATGCTTATAATAATCAAATTGAATTAGATATTCATCAAGTTAATGGGGGTATAGCTAGACATATTGTTGATTTTTATTTTGGAGTTAATATATCTAAAGCTTTAACAACTGCTGTTAGAAAAGCCAAATATAGATATTTACAACTTTCAGCAGGTAGAGTACAAACTCCAACATTGTCTATATTAGTTAATAGAGAAAAAGAAATTCAAAAATTTGTTCCAGAGCCTTATTGGTTGATTAAGGCCTTACTTGAAAATAAATATGAAAAAAATAAAGATGAAGATATTATAGCTGATCATGTTGAAGGTAAGATTTTTGACCCAGAACGTGCTGAAAAAATATTTGAAAGCTGTCAGGGGGCTGATTCAACTGTGGATAAAGTGAAAATCAATGAAACTATTAGAAAACCACCTATACCATTTAATTTAGGTGGTTTGCAGTCTGAAGCCCATACTGTTTTTGGTTTTAGTCCTAAAAAGACTCAAACTATTGCTCAGAATTTATATACTGAAGGTTATACTTCTTATCCTCGTACTTCTTCTCAAAAATTACCTGAAAGTTTGGAGTTTAAAAAAATATTCAGTCAGTTATCTGCAAATGAGGTATTTAAAAAGCATATTGATTCTCTTCCTCAAAAAACTAAACCAAATGAAGGTAAAAAAACGGATGCAGCACACCCTGCTATCCATCCAACGGGTATAATTCCTAAAAAATTGGATAGTGATAGTGCTAAAATTTATGAACTTATTGTTTATAGATTTATTAGTGTTTTTGCTGAAAATTCTAAGCTAGAAACATTAAGGGTGGATCTTAGTGTTGATAAAGAGAAATTTTTCTTTAAAAGGAAAAGAGTTTCATATATGGGTTGGTTAAGTCATTATCCTTTCCGTAAGATTGAAGAAGATTTTTTCCCAGTTCTTAAAAAAGGAGATAATATTAAAGTAAATGAAATATTATCTGAAGAAAAAGAGACTAAACCTCCTGCTAGGTATAATGAGGCTTCTTTAATTAAAGAATTAGAAAAAAGAGAGTTAGGTACGAAAGCTACAAGAGCTGATATCATTGCAAAACTATATGATAGAAAATATATTTCTGGTAAAAAAATTGAGGTTAATCAGCTCGGTATGAACATTATTTCTAATTTACAGGAATATTGTAAAAATCTTACGAGTGAAGAACTTACAAGAGACCTTGAAAAGAAACTTGAAGGCATAATGGCAGATAAGATAACTAAAAATAAAGTTATTGAGGATGCTAAAAAGGAAGTCTTAACTATATTGGATGATATTGATAAAAACAATCTTAAAATTGGTGAAGGGCTTTATAATGCTTATCAAGAAAGTAGAATTGTTGGTAAATGCGCTTGTGGAGGTAATTTAGTTGTTAGATTCTCTCCAAAAACTAAGTCTTCATTTGTTGGTTGTTCTAATTATCCTGATTGTAATGTAATATATTCACTTCCAAAAGGTGCAGAAGTTTTAAAAAGTAAATGTGAAAAATGTGGACTTCCAAATATTTCTTTTGGAAGAGGTAAATCTCGAAAAAGAGCATGTTTAGATTCTAAATGTGGTGTTGATCATTCTAAAATTAATGAAGCTGAAGTTGTTGGTCAATGTCCAGATTGTGGAAATGACCTTCTTAAGAGACATGGGCGTTATGGAGAATTTGTTGGGTGTAGTGGATTTCCAAAATGTAAATTTACTTCTTCATTAGAAGATTTAGAAGATAAAGTAAATAAAGAGGGCTAA